In Bacteroidota bacterium, the following proteins share a genomic window:
- a CDS encoding cation-translocating P-type ATPase: protein MNWHLLPLSEIAKLLNTSPSGINHIAASQRLNEYGKNQITDKKKKNVLQMLLHQLTDFMILVLIAAAVISGILGDITDTVIILVIIIINAVVGFIQEYRAEKAMEALKQMAATTARILREGKVIDIPASDLVPGDVVLLEAGNIIPADVRFFETHQVKVDESALTGESHNVEKNSDELPDADYPLGDRKNMGFKGTFITNGRALAYVAATSMNTELGRIAKLIQTDETSTPLQKRLAAFGKRLSVVILIICTVIFIIGWLRGENILTMLLTSISLAVAAIPEALPALVTIALAFGAKRLVNINALIRKLPAVETLGSVTYICSDKTGTLTVNKMTVQDVFETANNKISTAFSNGNTLLNAMALNNDVSKDKDGKWLGDSTEVALVQYAFDNNLERTVLEIKFPRVAELPFDSTRKCMTTLHKTETGIVAITKGAVDVLFGKLNDEQKSSIPEFENKVNTMAEKGYRVLGYAIKLLAKLPEKINADDIESSLTLIGFAGMIDPPRVEAKQAVAECKQAGIIPVMITGDHKLTAKAIAKQLGIVSSQEDIVMSGTELAKLSEDNFEKIVEHVKVYARVNPEQKLKIITALQSKHQFVAMTGDGVNDAPALKNADIGIAMGINGTEVTKEASHMILLDDNFATIVVAVKHGRRIFDNILKFIKYTMTSNSGEIWVIFLAPFFGLPVPLLAVHILWINLVTDGLPGLALASEPSEANIMKRPPRNPKQNIFAGGMVTHILWVGFLMGVVTLVMQAWAIQTENAHWQTIAFTVLCFSQMGHVMAIRSEGESIFKIGVFSNKPLLGALLLTVALQMMMIYTPFFNDVFRTQPLTIDELGITILVSSIVFWAVEIEKWIKRTKK from the coding sequence ATGAACTGGCATTTACTTCCTCTTTCCGAAATAGCTAAGTTGTTAAACACAAGCCCGTCAGGTATTAATCATATTGCTGCTTCGCAACGCCTGAATGAATACGGAAAAAATCAGATCACTGATAAAAAAAAGAAAAACGTTTTGCAAATGCTGCTGCATCAGTTAACGGATTTTATGATTCTCGTGCTTATAGCAGCAGCCGTTATATCCGGTATTTTAGGAGATATAACAGATACCGTAATTATTCTTGTCATCATAATTATAAATGCTGTTGTAGGATTTATACAAGAGTATCGGGCCGAAAAAGCAATGGAAGCATTGAAGCAAATGGCAGCCACTACCGCCCGAATTTTGCGCGAGGGAAAAGTTATTGATATTCCCGCCTCAGATTTGGTACCGGGAGATGTAGTATTGCTAGAAGCCGGAAATATTATTCCTGCTGATGTCCGCTTCTTTGAAACACATCAAGTAAAAGTTGATGAATCTGCACTCACAGGTGAATCGCATAATGTTGAAAAGAATTCTGATGAACTTCCTGATGCAGATTATCCGCTTGGCGATAGAAAAAACATGGGTTTCAAAGGCACATTCATTACTAATGGTCGTGCACTTGCTTATGTAGCGGCAACAAGTATGAATACCGAACTAGGGCGTATTGCAAAGCTAATTCAAACCGATGAAACATCAACCCCGTTACAAAAAAGATTAGCTGCTTTTGGGAAACGCTTATCGGTTGTTATACTTATTATATGTACAGTAATATTTATAATAGGTTGGTTGCGTGGCGAAAATATTTTAACCATGTTGCTTACTTCCATTTCGCTTGCTGTAGCAGCCATACCCGAAGCATTGCCTGCATTGGTAACCATTGCCCTTGCATTTGGAGCAAAGCGATTGGTAAATATCAATGCGCTTATCCGCAAACTTCCGGCTGTTGAAACCCTCGGCTCTGTGACGTATATATGCTCCGATAAAACCGGAACATTAACTGTAAATAAAATGACAGTGCAGGATGTTTTTGAAACGGCAAACAACAAAATCAGTACTGCATTTTCAAATGGCAATACTTTATTAAATGCAATGGCATTAAATAATGATGTTTCAAAAGATAAAGACGGAAAATGGTTGGGCGATTCAACAGAAGTTGCCTTAGTGCAATATGCGTTCGATAATAATTTAGAAAGAACTGTTTTAGAAATAAAATTTCCGAGAGTTGCAGAACTTCCATTTGACTCCACAAGGAAATGCATGACTACACTGCACAAAACAGAAACCGGAATAGTTGCAATTACAAAAGGAGCAGTTGATGTTTTGTTCGGAAAATTGAATGACGAACAGAAATCATCTATTCCTGAATTTGAAAACAAAGTAAACACGATGGCAGAAAAGGGTTATCGTGTGTTGGGATATGCGATTAAGCTACTTGCCAAATTGCCCGAAAAAATAAATGCCGATGATATAGAATCCTCATTAACGCTTATTGGTTTTGCGGGAATGATTGACCCCCCAAGAGTGGAAGCAAAACAAGCAGTAGCAGAATGTAAGCAAGCAGGTATAATTCCAGTTATGATTACGGGCGATCATAAACTAACCGCTAAAGCCATTGCAAAACAATTGGGAATAGTTTCTTCGCAGGAAGATATTGTAATGAGCGGAACCGAACTTGCCAAACTAAGCGAAGATAATTTTGAAAAAATTGTTGAACATGTTAAAGTTTATGCTCGGGTAAATCCCGAACAAAAATTAAAAATCATCACTGCCTTACAAAGTAAACATCAATTTGTAGCGATGACAGGTGATGGCGTGAATGATGCGCCTGCTTTAAAGAATGCCGACATCGGTATAGCTATGGGAATAAACGGAACCGAAGTTACTAAAGAAGCTTCGCACATGATTTTGCTGGATGATAATTTCGCTACCATTGTTGTTGCCGTAAAACATGGTCGCAGAATTTTCGACAATATTCTTAAATTCATTAAATACACCATGACGAGTAACAGCGGAGAGATATGGGTAATTTTTCTTGCTCCATTTTTCGGATTGCCTGTCCCCCTTTTAGCCGTTCACATACTTTGGATAAATTTAGTAACCGATGGATTGCCGGGATTAGCTCTTGCATCTGAACCATCGGAAGCAAATATCATGAAACGCCCGCCAAGAAATCCGAAACAAAATATTTTTGCAGGAGGTATGGTAACACACATTTTATGGGTGGGTTTTTTAATGGGTGTAGTAACACTTGTAATGCAGGCATGGGCTATACAAACTGAAAATGCTCACTGGCAAACAATAGCTTTCACTGTTCTTTGTTTCAGTCAGATGGGGCATGTTATGGCAATACGATCAGAAGGAGAATCAATTTTTAAAATAGGTGTGTTTTCAAACAAACCATTACTGGGTGCATTATTACTTACTGTTGCTCTCCAAATGATGATGATTTACACGCCATTCTTCAATGATGTTTTTAGAACCCAACCGCTTACTATTGATGAATTAGGAATAACTATTCTTGTATCAAGCATAGTGTTTTGGGCAGTTGAAATTGAGAAGTGGATTAAAAGGACTAAAAAATGA
- a CDS encoding site-2 protease family protein: protein MKGSFKLGNIAGIGVSIHWTFSLLIAYIIFSNYRAGHNTEQIVWSVIFILSIFFTVFLHELGHALAAKKYNIKTKDITILPIGGLARLERIPEKPKEELVVAIAGPLVNIALSVITGLFITIPDLKELTVQLTGGVNQSNFFLNFFIVNIWLAIFNLIPAFPMDGGRVLRAILSMKFERHIATNIAARIGQLLALAFIFIGFNGNPFLIFIGLFIILGAQAELEMTKTGFMLKGILVKDVVMKHYETITASDIVETAVKQLLNGQCKNFLVISDGYPVGSLSRDEIIEALSNNKSNATIDTVMNRDILKLNMKEPIEIAYQKMLANKNGIAAVYDNEQFVGVLDVENILEFVMVKNAIGANK, encoded by the coding sequence ATGAAAGGATCATTTAAACTTGGAAATATTGCAGGCATTGGTGTTTCTATTCACTGGACATTTTCATTACTCATAGCCTACATCATTTTTAGTAACTATCGGGCAGGGCATAATACAGAACAAATTGTATGGTCAGTAATTTTCATACTAAGTATTTTTTTTACCGTATTTTTGCACGAGCTCGGTCATGCACTTGCTGCAAAAAAGTATAATATAAAAACCAAAGACATTACGATTTTACCCATTGGAGGCTTAGCTCGTTTAGAAAGAATTCCCGAAAAACCAAAAGAAGAACTAGTAGTTGCCATAGCAGGCCCACTTGTAAATATTGCATTATCAGTAATTACAGGGCTATTTATTACCATTCCTGATTTAAAAGAGTTAACGGTTCAATTAACCGGTGGTGTAAACCAAAGCAATTTCTTTTTAAACTTTTTTATTGTCAATATATGGCTTGCTATTTTTAATTTAATTCCTGCATTTCCTATGGATGGTGGTCGAGTTTTAAGAGCAATACTCTCTATGAAATTTGAAAGACATATTGCCACCAACATAGCTGCACGTATTGGCCAATTACTTGCACTTGCTTTTATTTTTATTGGCTTCAATGGCAATCCATTTTTAATTTTCATCGGTCTATTTATTATTCTGGGTGCTCAAGCTGAACTTGAAATGACTAAAACAGGATTTATGCTGAAAGGAATACTGGTGAAGGATGTTGTGATGAAACATTATGAAACAATAACTGCAAGTGACATAGTTGAAACTGCAGTAAAGCAACTATTAAACGGGCAATGCAAAAATTTTCTTGTCATTTCAGATGGCTATCCTGTAGGATCGCTTAGCCGTGATGAAATTATTGAAGCACTTTCAAACAATAAAAGCAATGCTACTATTGATACGGTGATGAATAGAGATATCTTAAAATTAAATATGAAAGAACCAATCGAAATAGCCTATCAAAAAATGCTTGCTAATAAAAACGGAATAGCTGCAGTATACGATAACGAGCAATTTGTTGGAGTATTAGATGTAGAAAATATTTTAGAATTTGTAATGGTAAAAAATGCAATCGGAGCCAATAAATAA
- a CDS encoding ribose-phosphate pyrophosphokinase — MKENEVILFALPGNEAMVDTMARNYNVVKGEVTIRSFPDGETYVCIHSDVKGKKVVIVCTLDHPDSKVLPLYFLSKTAMDLGARCICLIAPYLAYMRQDKQFNEGEGITSKFFAALVSNFAQTITTIDPHLHRYSSLSEIYTVPATVYHAANHISKWIKNNIQNPILIGPDSESEQWVSEVAKNADAPFIVLEKIRHGDRNVEIAIPNLDKYNNLTPVLVDDIISTAQTMIETVGHLKKAGMKAPFCIGVHAIFAANAYNDLLNAGAEKVVTCNTILHESNAIDISDLFEPEILEIG; from the coding sequence ATGAAAGAAAACGAAGTTATATTATTTGCATTGCCGGGGAATGAAGCGATGGTTGACACAATGGCAAGAAATTATAATGTGGTTAAGGGTGAAGTTACCATTCGTAGTTTTCCGGATGGAGAAACATATGTCTGCATTCATTCCGATGTAAAAGGGAAGAAGGTTGTAATAGTTTGTACGTTAGACCATCCTGACTCAAAAGTTTTGCCTTTGTACTTTTTATCTAAAACCGCGATGGATCTTGGAGCTAGATGCATTTGTTTGATTGCCCCTTACCTGGCATATATGCGGCAGGATAAACAATTTAATGAAGGGGAAGGGATTACTTCAAAATTTTTCGCAGCACTCGTTTCAAATTTTGCGCAAACAATCACCACCATTGACCCCCATTTGCACAGGTATAGTTCTTTGTCAGAAATATATACTGTACCTGCTACCGTATATCATGCAGCTAACCATATCTCAAAATGGATAAAGAACAATATTCAAAATCCGATATTAATTGGTCCTGATAGTGAAAGCGAACAATGGGTTTCTGAAGTTGCCAAAAATGCTGATGCCCCTTTTATAGTTTTAGAAAAAATCAGACATGGTGATAGAAATGTAGAAATTGCCATTCCGAATTTGGACAAATATAATAATCTTACTCCTGTTTTAGTAGATGATATCATTTCAACTGCCCAAACTATGATAGAAACTGTGGGCCATCTGAAAAAGGCAGGAATGAAAGCGCCTTTTTGCATAGGCGTACATGCTATATTTGCAGCTAATGCCTATAACGATTTATTAAATGCCGGAGCAGAAAAGGTAGTAACTTGTAACACAATTTTGCACGAGAGTAATGCAATTGATATTAGCGATTTGTTTGAACCCGAAATATTAGAGATTGGATAA